The segment AATATCAGGATAAAGAGATCTGTTCACTATAGCTGTGTGTTTATAACATCAACCACTGGAGTTCCGTCCCAGTCTCGATACACTCGGCCATCACCAAGTGTTCTGTACCTGCACATTCAACATACCTGGTTCAACAACCCATCCATCCTGTTCAGTCCACACTGCCATGGTTTCAGCCGAAATAGTAAAGTCCCAACGTGTTTGTTCACCCCGTGGTACAAACACTCTATCGAAGGCCACCAGCTGACGCTGTGGAACTGTGACAGTGGCATTAGACCaggatatatacacctggataACCTAAAAATAAGAAACGATGCGTCATTCTGATATTCGTCATTAACATCCTTCCCGCACTGTGTGCAATAGATCGAAGGACCGTCAACTAGTCTTTACATTCTATCGTTATTATCCCATGTTTGCCTGAAGGGATTTGGTCCCTCCATGCGCTTGATTCATGACATGATAACCCATGTACGTAGACTGGAGCTCATGaaatcagtcactggattgtttggtccatatTCGATTATTCATAAATATGCATCTAAACAATACAATGTGTAATACACTCCGACATCTAACAATATAATTACAATGCATATTTTCAGTGTTACAAACCTCTTCGGCATCGAAGGATCCTCGATTGGTAAGAGACACAGAACCAGTCAAGTCGGTCCCGGCTGTCACCTGATCGGGATACTCCAAGATGTCGTAGAAGAAACTGGTGTAGGACAGGCCGTAGCCGAAGGGGAAGAGAACTGGATACGTGGCGTACCGGTATGTGCGTTCAACCATTGAGTAGTTTGTCATGTCAGGTACCTTGTGAGAGGATGTAAGTGAACAGTCAAAACATACGCGCCAAGGGTAACACTGTTGAGAAGGTATCAAACCTCCTTGAAGGTCAACATTCCAGATACTTTCCTGGTAGATCCATATACTACACTTCTCAGATGAGCCTGGTACGCTGTGGTGTGCATGAAATACTGTTTTAAGTAGCGTTAAACCAAACCCACTACCTGATGTTCCATGGCCAAGGAACGATTCTTTTATGGATAATGTCCTTGTTAAATTCTGAACCGTTGCATCATAGAAGGAAACTATTTCGACTTCCTCAAggacaaacaaacaattccaAGACACAAGGGTGATAGTAAAGGTCATATTTGCaacaaatatgtatatacataagaATTCATAACATTCTGCATTATTTATGGTATAACTGATTGTGGCACGATAGCAACATGACACCTATACATTAAGGCACGAAAATGCTCTATCGGTACTGTTATTCAGAGTTTTCTGTATAAACATCAAAGTTATATTATTTGAACCAAATCACCGAGCGGATGTAGATGCTGAACAAACTTTCTCCATCGTGGCGTTTTACATCCATCAGGATGTAAACTAATCCAATGACTTTTGAGAAAAACTCGAGTGATTCTCAAAATTGGTAAGCAATAACCAGGAAAGGTGTGGAGtcaaaaacatatacacaccGTATCTATATACCTTGGCCACGTAACCGGAAGTCTGGCACCAGGAACGGAGTTGGGTCCTTCAGCTAAAAGTACTCTTCGCAATGCCTCGCCTGTTGCTTGCGCTGGGAAAAATAGTTCCATGATGGCATGAACTTGTGGACTCTCAACAGCCCATGTAACGTTGAGTGGCCCAGCATTGAAGAGAAGAAGGATGACCTTCGCACCTTCAGAAAGAAAAGACGAAGCATGAAGATTCATTGGAAATGATAGTGGTAGTTGGTGTTACAGATGCTGTTGGAATAATTGTTCTTGCAGGACTTGTAGACAACAATACCATGGTAATGGTAATAGGTGACTGATAAATGACCATTCACGACATGCAGAAGAAATCCAAGAGTTGAGTATACACTGTATCCCCACGTACCCTGTCCGTATGTGACAGCATCCTGCAGCAGCTGCAGCTGTTGTCCAGGCAGATCCAGGTTGGGCTTATCGTTGGCTTCAGACTCTATTTCCGTACCTGCAAAAAGGTGATCCCAACGTCAACACCATCGTGTTCACGTACAAAACATCATTGGATTCCGTTTAGCTCTTTTTCCTCATTTGATCTTAAGGCCATGTtctaattattttgaaaaaatgtaatACTTAAGGGCCATAGGACCACTAGACCCTCAACATCCCCTCCATCAGTCACACACTGTTGAGAAGCACAAGACATAGAAAACTATTTATGTAACTAGGTAGAGAGAAGAAACTGCAAAGTCCCCAAAACATTTAGTAAAGAGACTGACATTGCCTCTGCTTTTCAATGGTCCATTTAAAAAATACGCATATATATTTTGCCCTTTATACCGCATGAATGAATATGCTTCTCACGGtagtcaaatgagtgagtgagcttagttttacgccgcactcaccaatattccagctatctggcagcggtctgtaaataatcgagtctgaaccagacaatccatccattgatcaacagcatgagcatcgagctgcgcaaatgggaaccgatgagatgtgtcaaccaagtcagcaaacctgaccacccgattcctttagtcgcctcttacgacaagcatagtcgccttttatcgcatgggttgctgaaggcctattctaactcagaccttcatgggtccatgacagtcatatatttatttattatcccAAAACTGTTCCACAGGAGATGTTGCTTTTGTGCGAGATATCGTAATGACACTAGATGTTGTACACTGTCTagacaatgctatgatgtcataaACTTGATAACGTCACGatgctatgacatcactacACCACAAGATAGTAGTACCTGTTTACAGATGTACACTTTTAACTGACAACTAATGAAGTGTGATCTTGATGAAAATAGAACCCCATGCTCGTGTCTTCTGGTATCAAACACAAACGCTCGTTGATAGGAGTAAAATACATTTGCAAGTTTATCAACTcgtatatgtatgtgtaaagGCCATGTTCATGTGTTATATTCTCATGCAAAGACTTTCGTTTAAAACCTTGTGTGCAGTAACATCAAAGATTAATGCCCCAAACAAGTTACTTTTAGAATAATATCCAACTAAAATAGATTAGACTCACCTGTCccaagacacacaaacacaagatCACTGCCATTTGCCGCTGTTTGGACTTCTTGACGGGCATACTGCGTGCATTTGGTGTCCGTGCAGCCAGCTCCATACCTCGCTGTAGTCCAGACAGACTGTACGCCTTGTAGAGGGGTGGTGGTGTATTTAGGGTCCATATTAGCAGTGTAATCTCCAAACAGTGCTTCAGGATTGTTGGCCATTGGTCCCACAACCTGTTTTGCAACAATTCACATTATTCATGTTAGTGATGGagcgagttaaaatttaacgtcataCCGGCAATatttcgtgacgagaacaaatttGACAGTGAAATGGAATATGAGTataatataaaaacctgtcctCAAAGGggagtaaaacaactagaatatcacaattacaacTAAAACACATATGGAAGGTTTCAGCTAATaacactatttggacaatacaatataaaaactggctatagatcgccaacaactaaagACAGATCACCAATCTTGGGAcaaggctagctattctcgaaacgttcgtagcgctacgaacatcttaagcccattcttaacacattggctacgatcaaagttaggAATTCTTAGGGCCACGAACGCTTCGAAAATACGGACacaggggacttacagtacttttgctacttGCTTTGACCTTAACTGGATTTCTATCAACTCTTCACCCACTGGTGATTGTGTTCAAATTTAGCCCACAATGCTACATCTAAAACAGCtggtaaatttaaatttactttttgggatgtttcgggacttacgccCCTggcaggaggacaataattttacgatattTCTACtcccgttgagggtacagccattaaaaatgtcagttactaaactaccaataataaaatactttgctatttacaaatcaatgaacaaatttaaatgttaaatttgtTTGATCCCAACCCGTATCAGTATTTCTGGGAATGACGCAGAATTACATCCACCCTGTGGAAATATATGATACCCTTTTGAATTACATACACTTACCGCCACATCTCTGTAGTCCGATGGTTTTATGGGAAGGACGTTGTTTTCGTTTTTCAACAATACAAACGTCTTCAACGCTGCTTCCACCGACAGGTTTCTGTGAGCCTCACCCTGAACTATTGACATGTTTAGTTTGGTGTATTGATTCATTTCAGGTGGATCAAACTCTCCTAGTCTCATTCTGACGCTGAACAAAGCCTTCACCCTTGTCTTGACCACGTCCTCAGTTAGCTTGCCTTTTTTAACGGCTTCAACTGTAAGGAAACACAAGACCTTACCTTATCTCGTACATTTCACATAGTCCTCTAAAGTCGTCGGACATTTCCCGACTATGGTAGGATATACCAAAATATGCCATACGAAAGCTTAGAATATGTAAATATGACGAAACAAGAAAGACATTTTGAATGATATGTTTTCCTTTATGCCGGCATGGTAATTCATCAGTGATGCGATGCGATAAAAAGGAAAAGTACAGTTTCTTTCCCCAGCCAACATGTGAACAATGCGAGTTACAGATTCATGAGTCATAAATACTTTAACTATGTAATTTGGCATGGAAGACTGTCAAACAGGCTTCAGATCTCACCATCCCACAGCCAGGTTTACAATGAAAGCATCACTGCAAAGGAACTCTAACACGAATAATATATTCGTACCAAGCGACATAAACACAGACTGAGATATGTTTGGTGAGTATTCAAGGTTGCACCCAGCATTCACAGCCGCTGCAACAGTGTCGACGCTGTTGTTGaggtagtggtgatggtagatGATGGTCTCAATGGCACCTTCGTCGCTGATCACATAACCCTTGAAACCCCATTCCGTTCTCAGAATATCCGTCAAAAGCTTCTTGTTGGCACATGCTGGAACGCCGTTGATTCTTGGAGATAAGGTATACACATCAGAGGGAATTACAAAGACGCACCGCTGTTACCAATATCAAGATACTATTTGTCCTCCATGAATCTGGGTCAtttcttgttggttttgttGCTAAGAAGAGTCTCTCACTCTATCGATTTGGTACGTTCGTTCTGTAGCTGCCCATTTTGGCATGACTAATAATCATGGAGTAATGATTCCCTAATAAAACAGACTATGACACTACCTATTGCCGCTGCACATAAGGCTGTAGGTCCCGGCCTTGACACAGGCGTGGAACGCTGGGAGAAAGGTCGTGCGCCAGTCTCTTTCAGACACCTGTCAAACAAATGCGTGTGGTGCTAATTTTTTTTCCAATATTTAAGTGAAATCGGGATGGGACCATCAACATTATGCTTCaaatattgtacctatgtggataTAAGGGTCTTTGGGATGATGCCCAAACCTTAACTTCAAAGTTGCCCGATCGCCCTCAATGTACGGGAAAAACCTATAGTCCATGCAAGTGGTctagatagatgtatttgagTTATTTAAGATGTTTAATCTTACATATGAAGCATAAGCTCAGAAACATTCACTAAAGCAGTTTTACACTTACATTATATTGTCTTTTGCGATTGGCAGAAACAGTATGGACATGGTTTCGTAATCGATATTTTATGCGTGGTCACAGCTGGAATCGTGAACTCAGGGACATCATATATGAAGTTCAACTTCTGTGCGCAACACGTTCTCTTGAGAAGTTGGAACtcgtaaaatatatatattcacactCAATATATTTGACGATGAACAGTCGTCTAGTGAATAAGCCAGATTTGTTCTCACTGTGATGAGCTGTTTACACGCTTTTCATATGACACAAAGTGACCTCCAGTGTTTCACGCCAAGTTACCTCTGCATCAAACGAGTAGCGGGAAACAGGTATGTTTTCAGGACCTCCAAGGACATCAAAGTGTTTGCAACCAGCGTTTGCTCTGACATAGCGGGGGTCGTTTCCTTGGAGACCCTTCACGAAGTGTGTAGCAAAGACTCCACTCAGAAATGGATCCTCTCCATATGTTTCCTGCAGAAAAAGAACAATTGGAACTGTATGAATAGAAGCTCACACATATATAGCTTGTTGCCTTTTGCATGAGAACATTGTTGCCACTGTTTACTGTACACAATGCTAGTCATTTCTTCCTATCTCTGTGACTGTAGATAAAGAATATATTCGTAGCCTTCAAACAAGGTTTTCCTCTGAAAAAGGACAAGGTCAGTGGTCATTAGTGTGTAGACCTACTATTTATCTTGATTGTTATTACAGCTGCTTTAAATGTAATTATGTATGGAAGTATTTAATCAAATACAACATTAACATATGCATGTCTTTCCATATTTCTATTGTGCACTAGTTCTCGTTTAATCATAGGATTTTGGAAAGAATTAAATCTggtaactgatttgtaaatagataaatattttacaattggaagtttaaattaataactcaatttgttagtggctgtaccctcaaagggggttgaagtactgtaaaattattgtcctcctgagagggtacgtaagtccagaaatatttgatgtaaatttaacttagtagtatttttattattttaatgtatggctaattctccgcataaaagccaatagctgaagggatggtgtaaagccagctagggtccatgtgggtagcaaaagtaatgtaagtccccatggcccctagtgtggtgatctacctttagttgttggcgatctatagcccatttttttcattgtattgtcctctatagttgaactgtttcagatctaattactagttttacattccctgtgatattctggttggttttactgtccttcgttgacagatttttataaaGTACCATTCATTAATATGAAGTTTTGTAATTAAtcgctctcgtcacgatatagctggaatattgccgatgtgacgataaatcttaactcactcaatcactcactctattgTGTCTTATTGTAATAGAAATCCAGGGGAATGAAAATCTGACGTGCGGGTCATTGGTTAAAACGTCAATATGATATTGTCCCACACAATCTGGCCATGACCATTTCGCATAATCGACAAGGCCATTTGATACTTTGGCTTATAAATCAGAAAGcaagaaatgtatttattgtatcCAAAGTAAGAATCGGTATTAGAAGATCCtattattgtacaatattaaaTACTTCCCCTGAAACCTGTTTTGAAATCAGTAGTCCATCAAAACGTGTGATCGACTTGTTTGTAACCATAAGCCAACTTATATACATAATGCAGAACTCAGAATATAAAGATTAATTCTATTTCTTTAGAAATAATTAACTGGTAGCTAATGTGGTCAAACAGAACCAGCTAGTGTCCATGTTGGAAGCatatgtactgtaagtccccacggtGCCAAGCATGAAGTTTTAGATGGTCATGCTAGTTGTATATCTATATTTGTGGTCTTCTAGTTGATGATCtcctgtccttcgctgacagggttTAAGGAAGTAACGTTATGTCTTAAGAATCTATTagttgttttagtcacgatatgggtgAAACACTGCTGATGTGACGTCATATCTTAacttcgctcactcactcacttactgactaTGGTCAAAAGGATCCTAATGAGTTAAACTGAAAAAATGCATCCATTGTAAATTAGCACATTGGAGCATTACAAAcatgaaaattattcattaaAAGGGACAGAGAATGGGAATTCTGGATGACAAAATGCGATATCGTAGGAGAGGAGCTTTTTCACACCTGGTCTGACAAtcccaaataaataaaatgaaagatGCTGTAATTCTATATCATATCTTCGTACATATTTATCTTATCAACTTAAATCACCGTCTGAGATTAAAACTGGCAATGCACAGTCACAGCCAATGCACTACCAACGATGACACACATGGCGTGCAACCAACGACTGACGATGTCTTGCTGGGCAGTAGGGATATTAccgcattcgtacctcctatactgtaacataggaagcagTAATGCTACGAgcaaagttacgagaccttaggcttacgagagttttgtgaaagggggcccTGGCCTCCGATGTGACAGTACAGAGGGACGTGATGGGAGTGTTATTGGGAAATACTTATTTACTTTCAATAAGGTAGGAAATGCATGCACCTCAATTAACAGACAAGAATAAATCAGATTGAAAGAAACAAATGTTTGATATAAGGAGCAGATAAAAATCATCATAAAAAGAATCTAAAGCAGAAATGTAAGCTAACTGGAATCTAGTTTTTCATGTATAATAAGGACAGATGGGTTTCTTTTTATCGCTTTAAGAGATAATGGCCGATTCTCAATATTTATGCACGTGACCTTTAACAGGTTCCAAAACAAGGTTATACTAGCTGCTGATCACTATTGTGTACCACAGGGTACATCCGATGCACGGAACGAGGGCTCACTGTCATTTCACACGTTTCCAAAACCCGAAGATGTCCGAaagagttggaatattgctattcGACTGGACGGATCCTTCGTTAGGCTAGGCTATAATTCTCATTCAGGTTTTTCGAAATTTTATCCTGAGTTAATTATGGCGCCAAATGCAAACACATAATATTATCGGAGCTGCAGTTGTTTGTCGGCGCATaagacagaaacaaatatcagGTCACGTCATTCTGCCTACACGATAAAATTAGACAAATCAATTTTTTTAATTATAATAATTGTGTATTACATGTTTACCCGTATGATTGCATCGATAGCATGACTTACAATTAAAAACATATGGTAATTAACCCCGCGTGGTCCTGTGTTAGAAATGGTGGCAGATGGACCCAAGAACAATGACTAAATAAagtagtgtgtgtatgtacaacTTTTCATTGTAACCATTCTAAAACTTGGATTTCCGAATTTTTTTAATGGCAATCGCCTTACTTTCATTTTACTTGTATTTATATAACAAGCATTTTCGGCCTGAGGACTATATGTACACACCAGTAAGGAGGATCCTCATGGAAGGATCTGTGCCATCCATATTTCCAAGTGAAATAGATACAGAAATGACTTCCAGCAGAGTAGTACAGAACCCAAGAAAGAAaaatgttacgagtgtgtattttctgtaaattgtattattattgggtgacaacgtttagtgtttttagtgataattattatggatcacatttcgtatcataaatgttcagcacTTTTAGTATTTTAGCAGCAGACTTTCCggaagtgct is part of the Haliotis asinina isolate JCU_RB_2024 chromosome 6, JCU_Hal_asi_v2, whole genome shotgun sequence genome and harbors:
- the LOC137287039 gene encoding uncharacterized protein, encoding MCRPHTMPLLLLALVPLVVGDYPFRNVSLTWEDRVNDLVGRLTLDEIQLQMARRGGGIFGGPAPAIPRLGIKPYSWVTECLRGDVWAGEATSFPQALGLGASFSSDLIFRVAQATGEEVRAKNNNYTSQGIYGTHKGISCTSPVINIARDPRWGRNQETYGEDPFLSGVFATHFVKGLQGNDPRYVRANAGCKHFDVLGGPENIPVSRYSFDAEVSERDWRTTFLPAFHACVKAGTYSLMCSGNRINGVPACANKKLLTDILRTEWGFKGYVISDEGAIETIIYHHHYLNNSVDTVAAAVNAGCNLEYSPNISQSVFMSLVEAVKKGKLTEDVVKTRVKALFSVRMRLGEFDPPEMNQYTKLNMSIVQGEAHRNLSVEAALKTFVLLKNENNVLPIKPSDYRDVAVVGPMANNPEALFGDYTANMDPKYTTTPLQGVQSVWTTARYGAGCTDTKCTQYARQEVQTAANGSDLVFVCLGTGTEIESEANDKPNLDLPGQQLQLLQDAVTYGQGAKVILLLFNAGPLNVTWAVESPQVHAIMELFFPAQATGEALRRVLLAEGPNSVPGARLPVTWPRYIDTVPDMTNYSMVERTYRYATYPVLFPFGYGLSYTSFFYDILEYPDQVTAGTDLTGSVSLTNRGSFDAEEVIQVYISWSNATVTVPQRQLVAFDRVFVPRGEQTRWDFTISAETMAVWTEQDGWVVEPGVISLWAGGQQPNVSPAVESNVLAGQFKVVGKKVLGRY